Proteins found in one Sorghum bicolor cultivar BTx623 chromosome 1, Sorghum_bicolor_NCBIv3, whole genome shotgun sequence genomic segment:
- the LOC8065153 gene encoding AAA-ATPase At2g46620 — translation MGPDGGVVVGGVIGVLVYGALAVVALRLVLSYKSAAHAVRRAWRWADEWAQAYQYYEVPRLVAAAGDGGGAENPLFRKAAAYVASLPSLEDADAACVLSSAAKSNDFALQLGPGHTARDAFLGARLAWTNAGDGRGLVLRVRRHDRTRVLRPYLQHVESVADEMEARRRELRLYANANAGAGGGDCAPRWTSAPFTHPATLDTVAMDPDLKARVRADLESFLKGRAYYHRLGRVWRRSYLLYGAPGTGKSTFAAAMARFLGYDVYDIDLSRGGCDDLRALLLSTTPRSLILVEDLDRYLRGSGDGETAAARTARVLSFMDGLSSCCGEERVMVFTMSGGGKDGVDPAVLRPGRLDVHIHFTMCDFEGFKALASNYLGLKDHKLYPQVEEGFHAGARLSPAELGEIMLANRGSPSRALRTVISALQHVAPSPSSAQPQRTSTAARPPRLTSRWSGHLDVASAAASDEASAAEQSPRSGGGGGFAKDTPIREIKKLYGMIKYRSRKDAGVVPVDDSAASLNGRGSDVCSEKDR, via the coding sequence ATGGGGCCGGACGGCGGCGTCGTCGTCGGAGGAGTGATCGGGGTCCTGGTCTACGGGGCGCTGGCGGTGGTGGCGCTGCGGCTGGTGCTGTCGTACAAGTCGGCGGCGCACGCGGTGCGGCGGGCGTGGCGGTGGGCGGACGAGTGGGCGCAGGCGTACCAGTACTACGAGGTGCCGCGCCTCGTCGCCGCGGccggggacggcggcggcgcggagaaCCCGCTGTTCCGGAAGGCGGCGGCGTACGTGGCGTCGCTGCCGTCGCTCGAGGACGCGGACGCCGCCTGCGTGCTGTCGTCGGCCGCCAAGAGCAACGACTTCGCGCTGCAGCTGGGGCCCGGACACACCGCGCGGGACGCCTTCCTCGGCGCGCGCCTCGCGTGGACCAACGCCGGGGACGGCCGCGGCCTCGTGCTCCGCGTCCGACGCCACGACCGCACACGCGTGCTGCGACCTTACCTGCAGCACGTCGAGTCCGTCGCCGACGAGATGGAGGCGCGACGCCGCGAGCTGCGGCTCTACGCCAACGCcaacgccggcgccggcgggggCGATTGCGCGCCGCGGTGGACGTCCGCGCCCTTCACCCACCCGGCGACGCTCGACACGGTGGCCATGGACCCGGACCTCAAGGCCAGGGTCCGCGCCGACCTGGAGAGCTTCCTCAAGGGCCGCGCCTACTACCACCGCCTCGGCCGCGTCTGGCGGAGGAGCTACCTGCTCTACGGCGCTCCCGGCACGGGCAAGTCCACGTTCGCCGCCGCGATGGCGAGGTTCCTGGGATACGACGTCTACGACATCGACCTCTCCCGCGGCGGCTGCGACGACCTCCGCGCCCTGCTTCTGAGCACCACCCCGCGGTCGCTCATCCTCGTGGAGGACCTCGACCGCTACCTCCGCGGCAGCGGCGACGgcgagacggcggcggcgaggactGCGCGTGTGCTCAGCTTCATGGACGGGCTCTCCTCCTGCTGTGGCGAGGAGCGCGTGATGGTGTTCACCATGAGCGGCGGAGGCAAGGACGGCGTGGACCCGGCTGTGCTGCGCCCGGGCCGGCTTGACGTGCACATCCACTTCACCATGTGCGACTTTGAAGGATTCAAGGCGCTGGCAAGCAACTACCTGGGGCTCAAGGACCACAAGCTGTACCCGCAGGTGGAGGAGGGGTTCCACGCCGGCGCCCGCCTCAGCCCCGCCGAGCTTGGCGAGATCATGCTCGCTAACCGCGGGTCCCCAAGCCGCGCACTCCGCACCGTCATCAGCGCGCTGCAGCACGTGGCGCCGTCACCGTCGTCAGCGCAGCCGCAGCGGACCAGCACGGCGGCGCGGCCACCGAGGCTGACCTCGAGATGGTCCGGGCACCTCGATGTGGCCAGCGCCGCGGCGTCGGATGAGGCCAGCGCGGCGGAACAGTCACCGCGAAGCGGAGGCGGGGGAGGTTTCGCCAAGGACACGCCGATCAGGGAGATCAAGAAGCTCTACGGTATGATCAAGTACAGGAGTCGAAAGGACGCCGGCGTCGTGCCGGTGGACGACAGCGCGGCGTCGCTGAACGGGCGGGGCAGCGACGTTTGCTCCGAGAAGGACCGGTGA
- the LOC8065686 gene encoding DNA excision repair protein ERCC-1 — protein MDGGREQQAPPEGQPGKNLIKIPSYQEVFGTGASSSSSKPASYNPPLASSGGTAAAAASSSSSSSGSFSQAFSFLKSSEFYSPPPPPPPQPTTTTPRPPQASPSAPTRQSKNAILVSHRQRGNPLLKHIRNARWTFADVVPDYVLGQSSCALYLSIRYHLLHPDYLYYRIRELQKNFRLRVILCHVDVEDVIKPLHEITRTALLHDCTLLCGWSLEECGRYLETIKVYENKPADIIREHMDNDYLSRLSHSLTSIRHVNKTDVVTLGSSFGSLSQIMNASMEELARCPGIGERKVKRLYDTFHEPFKRVSARPNLVVPDTPDREKAKGQPSSTDDSLQDAVEKPDAPKKKKGSDVRSALTAAFAKYSEKIRSQGHDAANEAGESTSSSTMEADRARD, from the exons ATGGACGGGGGAAGAGAgcagcaggcgccgccggaggGGCAGCCCGGTAAGAACCTCATCAAGATCCCGTCCTATCAGGAGGTCTTCGGCACCGgcgcctcctcctcttcctcgaaGCCGGCCTCCTACAACCCTCCTCTCGCCAGCTCCGgcggcaccgccgccgccgccgcttcatcctcctcgtcgtcctcggGATCGTTCTCGCAGGCTTTCTCCTTCCTCAAGTCCTCCGAGTTCTActcccctccgccgccgccgcctccccagcccaccaccaccaccccgaG GCCGCCTCAGGCTAGCCCCTCAGCGCCGACGCGCCAGAGCAAGAACGCCATTCTCGTCAGTCATAGGCAG AGAGGGAACCCTCTGCTGAAGCACATCAGGAATGCCAGGTGGACGTTCGCCGATGTCGTGCCGGACTATGTGCTTGGGCAGTCGTCATGTGCCTTGTACTTAAG TATCAGGTACCATCTTCTACATCCAGACTACTTGTACTATCGGATAAGAGAGCTGCAGAAGAATTTCAGGCTGCGTGTCATCTTGTGCCATGTTGATGTT GAAGATGTAATCAAGCCTTTGCATGAAATTACAAGAACCGCGCTGCTTCATGATTGCACCCTCTTGTGCGGTTGGAG CCTGGAGGAATGTGGTCGGTACTTGGAGACTATTAAAGTATATGAAAACAAGCCAGCTGACATTATTCGTGAGCACATGGATAACGACTATCTATCACGG TTGTCGCACTCGCTCACATCCATTCGGCATGTTAATAAAACAGATGTTGTCACACTTGGTTCATCTTTTGGG TCACTCTCACAAATCATGAATGCTTCTATGGAGGAGCTGGCTCGATGCCCAGGAATTGGTGAGCGGAAG GTAAAAAGACTCTATGATACCTTCCATGAGCCATTCAAACGGGTTTCTGCCCGACCAAACCTTGTCGTACCCGATACCCCTGACCGAGAAAAAGCAAAAGGTCAACCTTCATCTACAGATGACAGTTTGCAAGATGCGGTAGAAAAGCCAGATGCgccgaagaagaagaaaggctCTGATGTAAGGTCAGCCCTTACCGCTGCTTTTGCTAAGTATTCGGAGAAGATCCGCAGCCAGGGCCACGATGCAGCAAACGAGGCCGGTGAAAGTACTAGCAGCTCAACCATGGAAGCTGACAGGGCGAGAGACTAG
- the LOC8065687 gene encoding serine/threonine-protein kinase sid1 isoform X1 produces the protein MGRNGSVKRAASSGAAAGPPSFSVNPADYRLMEEVGYGAHAVVYRAIFLPTKGVVAVKCLDLDQLNNNIDEIQREAQIMSLIDHPNVIRAYCSFVVEHSLWVIMPFMTEGSCLHLMKISYQEGFDEPVIGSILKETLKALDYLHRQGQIHRDVKAGNILIDGAGVVKLGDFGVSACMFDRGDRQRSRNTFVGTPCWMAPEVLQPGTGYNFKADIWSFGITALELAHGHAPFSKYPPMKVLLMTLQNAPPGLDYERDRRFSKSFKEMVAMCLVKDQTKRPTAEKLLKHSFFKNAKPPELTIKSILSGLPPLWDRVKALQLKDAAQLALKKMPSSEQEALSLSEYQRGVSAWNFDIEDLKAQASLIHDDEPPEIKEDEDIARNIEVEKDLSSRNHLGKSSANECNSRQRAFASTLNSDGNSPTTNEAFDFDFDFSDADTTRRADGYESNIRENDSLPSTSKRDPESNHWTNDGGQRQLTSGGSNSSATERGYGFERDAAVQMISDKQRSEMRKTASLSGPLSLPTRASANSLSAPIRSSGGYVDSSGDKSKRSVVEIKGRFSVTSENVDLAKVQEGPLSSLSRKSPEGSLLRKSASTGDCLVNPKLMCNANQLKELCNSSVSSSVLIPHLNNLVQQTMFQQDLIMNLLSNLQQNEKVDGTQPGSSQVRTVENDKVADTANSEKERSLLVNISELQSRMITLTDELIAAKLKHVQLQQELNALYCREEIEDFRDEDNEET, from the exons ATGGGGAGGAACGGTAGCGTGAAGCGCGCGGCGTCTTCGGGCGCTGCCGCGGGGCCGCCGTCCTTCTCTGTGAACCCCGCCGACTACCggttgatggaggaggtggggTACGGTGCGCACGCCGTCGTGTACCGCGCGATCTTCCTGCCGACCAAGGGTGTTGTGGCGGTCAAGTGCCTGGATCTCGATCAGCTCAATAACAACATC GATGAAATACAAAGGGAGGCTCAAATAATGAGCTTGATAGATCATCCTAATGTCATCAGGGCTTACTGCTCATTTGTTGTGGAGCACAGCCTTTGGGTGATAATGCCGTTCATGACAGAGGGTTCTTGTTTACACTTAATGAAGATCTCATACCAGGAAGGTTTTGATGAGCCGGTCATTGGCTCCATTCTAAAGGAAACTCTTAAGGCTTTGGATTACCTTCACCGGCAGGGTCAAATACATCGTGATGTCAAG GCTGGTAATATCCTTATCGATGGTGCTGGGGTAGTGAAGCTTGGAGACTTTGGTGTTTCTGCTTGTATGTTTGATAGAGGTGATAGGCAAAGATCTAGGAATACATTTGTAGGAACACCATGCTG GATGGCTCCAGAAGTGCTCCAACCTGGCACTGGATATAATTTCAA AGCTGATATATGGTCATTTGGAATCACTGCTCTTGAACTAGCACATGGCCATGCTCCATTTTCGAAATACCCCCCTATGAAG GTTCTTCTCATGACCCTCCAGAATGCACCACCTGGTCTTGATTATGAACGTGACAGAAGATTCTCAAAG TCATTTAAAGAGATGGTTGCAATGTGCTTGGTCAAAGATCAAACAAAGAGACCAACAGCTGAGAAGTTGCTAAAGCATTCATTTTTCAAAAATGCAaagcctccagagttgactatTAAGAGTATCTTATCTGGTTTACCTCCTCTCTGGGACCGTGTAAAGGCTCTCCAG CTTAAAGATGCAGCACAATTGGCTTTGAAGAAAATGCCTTCTTCGGAACAGGAGGCCCTCTCTCTG AGTGAATATCAACGTGGTGTTAGTGCATGGAACTTTGATATCGAGGATCTCAAGGCTCAAGCATCATTG ATTCATGATGACGAGCCACCAGAAATAAAAGAAGACGAGGACATTGCAAGAAACATTGAGGTTGAAAAG GATTTATCTTCACGGAACCATTTGGGAAAGTCATCTGCAAATGAATGCAACTCCAG GCAGCGAGCCTTTGCCAGCACTTTAAATTCGGATGGAAACAGCCCCACCACAAACGAAGCTTTTGATTTTGATTTCGATTTTAGCGATGCTGACACTACAAGAAGGGCTGATGGATACGAAAGCAACATAAGAGAGAATGATTCGTTGCCCTCTACATCAAAGCGAGATCCAGAGTCGAATCATTGGACAAATGACGGTGGGCAGAGACAACTGACTTCTGGTGGGAGCAATAGCTCAGCAACTGAAAGGGGCTATGGTTTTGAGAG GGATGCAGCTGTGCAAATGATATCTGACAAACAAAGAAGTGAGATGAGAAAAACAGCAAGCCTTAGTGGTCCACTTTCACTGCCAACTCGTGCTTCTGCAAATAGtttatcagctcctattcgatCTTCAGGAG GTTATGTAGATTCGTCAGGTGACAAGTCCAAGCGAAGTGTAGTAGAGATTAAAGGTCGCTTTTCAGTAACGTCTGAGAATGTCGATCTTGCAAAG GTTCAGGAAGGTCCACTTAGTAGTCTCTCCCGGAAATCACCAGAG GGTTCACTGCTAAGAAAATCTGCCAGCACTGGTGATTGTTTGGTTAATCCTAAGCTGATG TGTAATGCTAATCAGCTGAAGGAACTCTGCAATAGTTCAGTATCATCTTCAGTATTAATTCCCCACCTTAACAACCTTGTGCAACAGACCATGTTTCAGCAG GATCTAATCATGAACCTACTTAGTAACTTGCAACAGAATGAGAAAGTTGATG GAACACAGCCTGGATCTTCTCAAGTTCGAACGGTGGAGAATGATAAAGTG GCTGATACAGCTAACTCTGAGAAGGAACGGTCATTACTTGTTAATATTTCAGAATTACAGTCTAG GATGATAACACTGACTGATGAACTAATTGCAGCTAAGCTAAAACATGTTCAG TTGCAGCAAGAGCTAAATGCATTGTACTGCCGAGAAGAAATTGAGGATTTTAGGGATGAGGATAACGAAGAAACATAA
- the LOC8065687 gene encoding serine/threonine-protein kinase BLUS1 isoform X2 — MGRNGSVKRAASSGAAAGPPSFSVNPADYRLMEEVGYGAHAVVYRAIFLPTKGVVAVKCLDLDQLNNNIDEIQREAQIMSLIDHPNVIRAYCSFVVEHSLWVIMPFMTEGSCLHLMKISYQEGFDEPVIGSILKETLKALDYLHRQGQIHRDVKAGNILIDGAGVVKLGDFGVSACMFDRGDRQRSRNTFVGTPCWMAPEVLQPGTGYNFKADIWSFGITALELAHGHAPFSKYPPMKVLLMTLQNAPPGLDYERDRRFSKSFKEMVAMCLVKDQTKRPTAEKLLKHSFFKNAKPPELTIKSILSGLPPLWDRVKALQLKDAAQLALKKMPSSEQEALSLSEYQRGVSAWNFDIEDLKAQASLIHDDEPPEIKEDEDIARNIEVEKDLSSRNHLGKSSANECNSRQRAFASTLNSDGNSPTTNEAFDFDFDFSDADTTRRADGYESNIRENDSLPSTSKRDPESNHWTNDGGQRQLTSGGSNSSATERGYGFERDAAVQMISDKQRSEMRKTASLSGPLSLPTRASANSLSAPIRSSGGYVDSSGDKSKRSVVEIKGRFSVTSENVDLAKVQEGPLSSLSRKSPEGSLLRKSASTGDCLVNPKLMAQLMGV; from the exons ATGGGGAGGAACGGTAGCGTGAAGCGCGCGGCGTCTTCGGGCGCTGCCGCGGGGCCGCCGTCCTTCTCTGTGAACCCCGCCGACTACCggttgatggaggaggtggggTACGGTGCGCACGCCGTCGTGTACCGCGCGATCTTCCTGCCGACCAAGGGTGTTGTGGCGGTCAAGTGCCTGGATCTCGATCAGCTCAATAACAACATC GATGAAATACAAAGGGAGGCTCAAATAATGAGCTTGATAGATCATCCTAATGTCATCAGGGCTTACTGCTCATTTGTTGTGGAGCACAGCCTTTGGGTGATAATGCCGTTCATGACAGAGGGTTCTTGTTTACACTTAATGAAGATCTCATACCAGGAAGGTTTTGATGAGCCGGTCATTGGCTCCATTCTAAAGGAAACTCTTAAGGCTTTGGATTACCTTCACCGGCAGGGTCAAATACATCGTGATGTCAAG GCTGGTAATATCCTTATCGATGGTGCTGGGGTAGTGAAGCTTGGAGACTTTGGTGTTTCTGCTTGTATGTTTGATAGAGGTGATAGGCAAAGATCTAGGAATACATTTGTAGGAACACCATGCTG GATGGCTCCAGAAGTGCTCCAACCTGGCACTGGATATAATTTCAA AGCTGATATATGGTCATTTGGAATCACTGCTCTTGAACTAGCACATGGCCATGCTCCATTTTCGAAATACCCCCCTATGAAG GTTCTTCTCATGACCCTCCAGAATGCACCACCTGGTCTTGATTATGAACGTGACAGAAGATTCTCAAAG TCATTTAAAGAGATGGTTGCAATGTGCTTGGTCAAAGATCAAACAAAGAGACCAACAGCTGAGAAGTTGCTAAAGCATTCATTTTTCAAAAATGCAaagcctccagagttgactatTAAGAGTATCTTATCTGGTTTACCTCCTCTCTGGGACCGTGTAAAGGCTCTCCAG CTTAAAGATGCAGCACAATTGGCTTTGAAGAAAATGCCTTCTTCGGAACAGGAGGCCCTCTCTCTG AGTGAATATCAACGTGGTGTTAGTGCATGGAACTTTGATATCGAGGATCTCAAGGCTCAAGCATCATTG ATTCATGATGACGAGCCACCAGAAATAAAAGAAGACGAGGACATTGCAAGAAACATTGAGGTTGAAAAG GATTTATCTTCACGGAACCATTTGGGAAAGTCATCTGCAAATGAATGCAACTCCAG GCAGCGAGCCTTTGCCAGCACTTTAAATTCGGATGGAAACAGCCCCACCACAAACGAAGCTTTTGATTTTGATTTCGATTTTAGCGATGCTGACACTACAAGAAGGGCTGATGGATACGAAAGCAACATAAGAGAGAATGATTCGTTGCCCTCTACATCAAAGCGAGATCCAGAGTCGAATCATTGGACAAATGACGGTGGGCAGAGACAACTGACTTCTGGTGGGAGCAATAGCTCAGCAACTGAAAGGGGCTATGGTTTTGAGAG GGATGCAGCTGTGCAAATGATATCTGACAAACAAAGAAGTGAGATGAGAAAAACAGCAAGCCTTAGTGGTCCACTTTCACTGCCAACTCGTGCTTCTGCAAATAGtttatcagctcctattcgatCTTCAGGAG GTTATGTAGATTCGTCAGGTGACAAGTCCAAGCGAAGTGTAGTAGAGATTAAAGGTCGCTTTTCAGTAACGTCTGAGAATGTCGATCTTGCAAAG GTTCAGGAAGGTCCACTTAGTAGTCTCTCCCGGAAATCACCAGAG GGTTCACTGCTAAGAAAATCTGCCAGCACTGGTGATTGTTTGGTTAATCCTAAGCTGATG GCACAGCTGATGGGTGTGTAA